Within the Drosophila melanogaster chromosome 3R genome, the region CGATCAGTTGGCTGCCGTTACCGCCTCCATTGCCGCCCAGCATCGCCAGCGTTTGGCCGCCCTGGAGTTGCTGTTGCGCTGCACTGCCTCCTCCGCCACCCAGCGCCGCATTGACCttgtgctgctgttgttgatgcGAGGAGgcggctgccgctgctgccaccGCCGCTGCTGCGGCCACCGCATCATGACCCGCCTGGCCGTCCGCTCCGTCCTGCGCCTGCTGAATCGCCTGGGGATTGCGAGGTCCGCCAAACTTAAGCAGGTTCCAGTCAAACACATAGTCGTAAGTGAAGCCCAAACGGTGGAACAAGTTGCGGAAGAGTTTGCGCAGGTGGCAGTAATCGGGACGCTGGTCGAAATGCATCTGGCGACAGAAGTTCAGATAGTTGACGAACTCGCTGGGGAAGCCCTTGCACAGCACCACAATCGAGGTGGACAGCTTCTTCTCCGAGATCCTCTCGTACTTTTGCCTCTTGTTGGCTGCCTTTAAGCCCTGCCAGGGCAAGGCGCCCAGATTGAAGTACATTAGGACGTAGCCCAGGGACTCCAGGTCGTCACGACGCGATTGCTCAATGCCCAAATGTGTGTTGATGGAGGCATAGCGGGCAGTGCCCGTGAGGTTCTTGTTTTCCCGATAGGGAATGTGCTTCAGCGACCGGGCATCGCGGAATTTCTTGGCCAGGCCAAAGTCAATGATGTACACCAGGTTGCCCTTTTTGCCAAGACCCATGAGGAAGTTATCCGGCTTGATGTCGCGATGGATGAAGTCCCGCGAGTGTATGTAATCGATGCGGGAGATCATCTGGTCCGCCAGCAGCAGAACCGTCTTCAACGAAAAGCGGCGTGAACAAAAGTTGAAGAGGTCCTCCAGCGAGGGTCCGAGTAGCTCCATCACCATCACATTGTAGTCGCCCTCGCTGCCGCACCAGATTATGCGGGGTATGCCTATGCCACCCTGCATCGTCTTGTAGAACTTTGACTCGATGTGCAGCTGGGGGTGTTTGGTGCGGATGCACTCCAGCTTGATGGCCACCTCCTCGCCAGTGTTGATCGTGGTGCCCAGGTAGATGTCGCCGAACGATCCCGATCCTATCTTGCGGCCCAGGCGATATTTGTTACCCACGCGCAGCTCCATTTTGTTACGTCTGTTTCTGTGGGTTTCTGTGTGGTAGAGTTCGGACTCCTCGGGTTCCTCGGATTTGCGTTGCCTTTCTGCGGGACCGGAGAATtgaaatttagttttaattttacaaCACATTGCCTCGAAAAGAAGGCTGTACGCTTTTCTTACTCATAATACTACACGCTACACGAATTGATCGATCCCAGTTCAGATTAGCTGCgcttaaaatattatacaGATTTAAATATCTACGCCAAGGActaaaacttttactttgtaATCGCGAAAGGATATTGAAAGGTTGCTACGATGCAGGCAAATTGTTGAATTCGATCAGAATGTAAATATTCGTAGTATTCTTAGTTGCTTTGACTAATCATAGAAATAGCAGCGGCGTCACAGGTTTTTACGAGTAAATATGAATCAAGTGACTTCGAAAATTCGGCTATTGACCACTAGCAACAATGTGTGATATTATTAGAAGAGATTATTTGCAAGCAACAACACAATATCGAACGCCTTGTTAGCGATAGTGATAAAATATTCGTCGGATTTTGTTTGCTACAACTTTTGATTCTTCTGACACTATATTGTGACACGTGATGACAACCCTGCTGTTTTGTACAGTTTGCTAAAAGTCTAATTTTGAGAGCTAACGGAGCTTCGTGAGTATTTTCCAACACTTCTCCACTTTTCTCACCTGGCACTGTCCTTTCGTCTGAGCTcctttcttcttcttgttccGATTTGTTCAAGGCAGTCGCTTATGGCTTTGTATTCGAAGGGTTCTGTAATAGGAGGTActaagttaatttttttttagatccTCAACATGGTTAATCGAAATTCGACCCGTCTCGCGATCACTTATATATAGAGAGTAATCCCCTGTTTTTATCGCATCTGCAGCGTAAGCCCGAAAAACGTGCAGAATTCGCTTTTGTTTGTGGTGATAAGGATTGTGGCACACAGACATGAAAACAACGCACGGCAACAATCGATATCGAAAATAGAAAACCGTTAGCTAAgaataaaacaagagagagagagcgggagAGAAGTAAGCTTGGCTTACGTTGACAACACAAAAATAGCAGAGAAAAGCGTACCAAAAGCAattcgaaatgcaaatgcacagTGGGCAAAAATGATAAGAACCCGAACCTCGCACAAAGTAAAAGTTTATCtcgtatatttatatttaagagTGAGTGCGTCATTGCATTCGGCTGTGTGTATTGATTACGAATGGGGAAAACAACAGATTTAATAAGTGATGAGTAACGATAATTTATATGCACAGAGCAAAATAGCACTACTTTTTGACATTCGTCACATTATTGTTTTAgtcattttaatattatattgtactattataaaataaagcaaatgtGCCGTAGTGCTTTTACATCCTTGAATAGATATAATtctttttttcaagtgtattTTTTACGTGACGACACCAGAAACATGGAGGTGAATCAGCAATCAGGAAAAGACAACGAAGAGATTAACAACAAATAGATAAAAGAgacgtgtgtttgtgtatgcGTGGAGTAAACAATCGGCGACAAAAGGGAGAGAAGTAAAATAAAACGCAGCGACTGTGAAAATGCCACTTAAATGACACTTTCAGTGGTGGAAAGCACAAACAAATAGCGAAGATAAAGCGCATGGAAGTCAGAAAACGAAGCAACAAGCCGAAAGTTTTCACTTGCCGGTCAAATATCACAAAAATTTAGTTTAATTGTTTTCGGCGGCTCTCACTCACTAACCCCTTCCCACTCCTCTTTCCCACATTCTGTGCGCTTTCTTTTACCGCTCACGCATTTCGatcgctctctctctttctctctctctctctctcctccTTTTCCCGACTCTTTATCACTCACTCTGCGGTTCTAACCTCAAAACCTGcctgtgtttgttgttgttttcgccttggctttgatttatttaaccGAAATGTAccgttttttatttgtatctCCCATGTtctacacagaaagaaatcaCTGTATAAGCACTGTAAGTCAAATTGAAATGTGGTATTAATTTTAGGagctttaatttgtttactgGAAGGCTAGCAGGGAAAACGCGGTCTTTCCTATTGGTAACTAAATATTTCCCAGGGTATCCAGCAGTTGTTTCGGACCAGCGGGTAAACACGAATTGATTACAATTGCAAAACAGCTGCACGTTGCGTTGGCGGCTGCCGAAAAGCTTCCGCAAAAAAACGCACTGGAGAACAAagaagatacaaaaaacagTTGTTCCAGCAGGCGCCACAAAAGTAAAAAGCTTAAGTAAACAGGGAAGAGCAAatggaaaaaccaaaaaccagaGCAAAACCAACGGGGAAAC harbors:
- the dco gene encoding discs overgrown, isoform A, whose protein sequence is MELRVGNKYRLGRKIGSGSFGDIYLGTTINTGEEVAIKLECIRTKHPQLHIESKFYKTMQGGIGIPRIIWCGSEGDYNVMVMELLGPSLEDLFNFCSRRFSLKTVLLLADQMISRIDYIHSRDFIHRDIKPDNFLMGLGKKGNLVYIIDFGLAKKFRDARSLKHIPYRENKNLTGTARYASINTHLGIEQSRRDDLESLGYVLMYFNLGALPWQGLKAANKRQKYERISEKKLSTSIVVLCKGFPSEFVNYLNFCRQMHFDQRPDYCHLRKLFRNLFHRLGFTYDYVFDWNLLKFGGPRNPQAIQQAQDGADGQAGHDAVAAAAAVAAAAAASSHQQQQHKVNAALGGGGGSAAQQQLQGGQTLAMLGGNGGGNGSQLIGGNGLNMDDSMAATNSSRPPYDTPERRPSIRMRQGGGGGGGGVGVGGMPSGGGGGGVGNAK